The Desulfuromonas versatilis genome has a segment encoding these proteins:
- a CDS encoding FliA/WhiG family RNA polymerase sigma factor, which produces MQDVFIYPQATAPALDRERLIKAHLSLADFLVERMACQVPSYMTRDDMHSAAMVGLFEAANRFDPGKGILFKTFAERRIRGAILDEARRMGWFSRSLRDKQSSIADTIDDLENRLGRPPEEPEVAQALGLGLEEYRELLAEVGQLGLVSLQETLDGSGEGRTLLETLEDEGAKNPEQRLQERELTRELAALLKKLTEKEQLVISLYYYEELSQKEIAEVLELSEGRVSQLHSQALIKLKGKLGRRGGAALSGGRSHGR; this is translated from the coding sequence ATGCAGGACGTGTTCATCTATCCCCAGGCCACCGCTCCGGCCCTCGACCGCGAGCGGTTGATCAAGGCGCACCTTTCGCTGGCCGACTTTCTGGTCGAGCGGATGGCCTGCCAGGTCCCCTCCTACATGACCCGCGACGACATGCACAGCGCCGCCATGGTCGGGTTGTTCGAGGCCGCCAACCGCTTCGACCCGGGCAAGGGGATACTGTTCAAGACCTTCGCCGAGCGGCGCATCCGCGGCGCCATTCTCGACGAGGCCCGGCGCATGGGGTGGTTCTCCCGCTCGCTGCGCGACAAGCAGTCGAGCATCGCCGACACCATCGACGATCTCGAGAACCGCCTCGGCCGGCCGCCCGAGGAGCCGGAGGTGGCCCAGGCCCTCGGGCTCGGTCTCGAGGAATACCGCGAGCTGCTCGCCGAGGTCGGTCAGCTCGGCCTGGTCAGCCTGCAGGAGACCCTCGACGGCTCGGGGGAGGGGCGCACCCTGCTCGAGACCCTCGAGGACGAGGGGGCGAAAAACCCCGAACAGCGCCTGCAGGAGCGGGAGCTGACCCGGGAGCTGGCCGCCCTGCTGAAGAAGCTGACCGAGAAGGAGCAGCTGGTCATCAGCCTCTACTACTACGAGGAGCTCTCGCAGAAGGAGATCGCCGAGGTGCTCGAGCTCTCCGAGGGGCGGGTCTCCCAGCTGCACAGCCAGGCGCTGATCAAGCTCAAGGGCAAGCTCGGCCGCCGCGGCGGCGCCGCGCTTTCCGGGGGGCGCTCCCATGGTCGGTAA
- the flhA gene encoding flagellar biosynthesis protein FlhA, whose protein sequence is MIGSLSQERLQQLLLRSDVVVAMALVGILMVMIIPLPTLLLDVLLALNITIALLILIISLYTAKALDFAVFPAVLLTTTLFRLSLNVASTRLILLKGNEGPSAAGNVIQSFGQFVVGGNYVVGIVVFVILVVINFMVITKGAGRVAEVAARFTLDAMPGKQMAIDADLNAGLINDDEARKRRKEIAAEAEFYGAMDGASKFVRGDAIAGIIITLVNIGAGFVIGVLQKGMPMAQAAENYTILTVGDGLVGQIPALIISTAAGILVTRSAGKGDFGAELKGQFTVHPQALWVVSGILFLFALIPGLPTFAFLVISGGLAFLAYRVQQAEIRRKAAAAAVKEPEEKPVKEDNYEQMLSVDLLELEVGYGLIPFVDAAQDGELLARIHSIRKQFAMEMGFIVPPIHIKDNLQLKPNEYALLLKGVRVAGGEMLPGHFLAMNPGTAGEPLKGVATTEPAFGLPATWISEDKKERAQISGYTVVDCTTVMATHISEIIKRHGFELLGRQEAQNLLDNLAKSYPKLVEELVPGLLNLGTVMKVLQNLLREQVSIRDMRSILETLADWAPATQDPDLLTEYVRQGLGRSISSRLAADGSMLQVLTLQRDLEEKLQGAVQQSGQGSYLALDPTTARNFLGGLSESIKNFMGGAQPVLLCPPAIRPHVKRLTERYLPNLVVLSHNEIASHLKVKSIGTVTPHAG, encoded by the coding sequence ATGATAGGCAGTCTTTCCCAGGAACGGTTGCAGCAGCTGCTGCTGCGCAGCGACGTGGTGGTCGCCATGGCGCTGGTGGGGATCCTGATGGTGATGATCATCCCCCTGCCGACGCTGCTGCTCGACGTGCTGCTGGCGCTCAACATCACCATCGCCCTGCTGATCCTGATCATCTCCCTGTACACCGCAAAGGCGCTGGATTTCGCCGTGTTCCCGGCGGTGCTTCTGACCACCACCCTGTTCCGACTCTCGCTCAACGTCGCCTCGACCCGGCTGATTCTGCTCAAAGGCAACGAGGGTCCCTCGGCCGCGGGCAACGTGATCCAGTCCTTCGGCCAGTTCGTGGTCGGCGGCAATTACGTGGTCGGCATCGTGGTGTTCGTGATCCTGGTGGTGATCAACTTCATGGTCATCACCAAGGGCGCCGGACGCGTCGCCGAGGTGGCGGCCCGCTTCACCCTGGACGCCATGCCCGGCAAGCAGATGGCCATCGACGCCGACCTCAACGCCGGCCTGATCAACGACGACGAGGCGCGCAAGCGCCGCAAGGAGATCGCCGCCGAGGCCGAGTTCTACGGGGCGATGGACGGTGCCAGCAAGTTCGTGCGCGGCGACGCCATCGCCGGCATCATCATCACCCTGGTCAACATCGGCGCGGGTTTCGTCATCGGCGTGCTGCAGAAGGGGATGCCGATGGCCCAGGCGGCAGAGAACTACACCATCCTCACCGTCGGCGACGGCCTGGTCGGGCAGATCCCGGCACTGATCATCTCCACCGCCGCCGGCATCCTGGTGACCCGCAGCGCCGGCAAGGGGGATTTCGGCGCCGAGCTCAAAGGGCAGTTCACCGTGCATCCCCAGGCACTCTGGGTGGTCTCGGGCATCCTGTTTCTGTTCGCGCTGATCCCCGGCCTGCCGACCTTCGCCTTTCTGGTCATCTCCGGGGGCCTGGCATTTCTCGCCTACCGGGTGCAGCAGGCGGAGATCAGGCGCAAGGCTGCCGCGGCCGCGGTCAAGGAGCCCGAGGAGAAGCCGGTCAAAGAGGACAACTACGAGCAGATGCTCAGCGTCGATCTGCTCGAGCTGGAGGTGGGCTACGGGTTGATCCCCTTCGTCGACGCCGCCCAGGACGGCGAGCTGCTCGCCCGCATCCACTCGATCCGCAAGCAGTTCGCCATGGAGATGGGCTTTATCGTGCCGCCGATCCACATCAAGGACAACCTGCAGCTCAAGCCCAACGAGTACGCCCTGCTGCTCAAGGGGGTGCGGGTGGCCGGCGGCGAGATGCTCCCCGGCCACTTCCTGGCCATGAACCCGGGCACCGCCGGCGAGCCGCTCAAAGGGGTGGCCACCACCGAGCCGGCCTTCGGCCTGCCGGCCACCTGGATCTCCGAAGACAAGAAGGAGCGGGCGCAGATTTCCGGGTACACGGTGGTCGACTGCACCACGGTCATGGCCACCCATATCAGCGAGATCATCAAGCGTCACGGTTTCGAACTGCTCGGCCGGCAGGAGGCACAGAACTTGCTCGATAACCTGGCCAAGAGCTACCCCAAGCTGGTCGAGGAACTGGTGCCCGGCCTGCTGAACCTCGGAACGGTGATGAAAGTGCTGCAGAACCTGCTGCGAGAACAGGTCAGCATCCGCGACATGCGGAGCATCCTCGAGACCCTGGCCGACTGGGCCCCGGCGACCCAGGACCCGGATCTGCTCACCGAGTACGTGCGCCAGGGACTGGGACGCTCGATCAGCTCGCGGCTGGCCGCCGACGGCAGCATGCTGCAGGTGCTGACCCTGCAGCGCGATCTCGAGGAGAAGCTGCAGGGGGCCGTGCAGCAGTCGGGGCAGGGGAGCTACCTGGCCCTCGACCCGACCACGGCGCGCAATTTCCTCGGCGGGCTCAGCGAGAGCATCAAAAATTTCATGGGCGGGGCCCAGCCGGTGCTGCTCTGCCCGCCAGCGATCCGGCCGCATGTCAAACGCTTGACCGAACGCTACCTGCCCAACCTGGTGGTGCTCTCCCACAACGAGATAGCCAGCCACCTCAAGGTGAAATCCATCGGAACGGTGACGCCCCATGCAGGTTAA
- the flgA gene encoding flagellar basal body P-ring formation chaperone FlgA, protein MLTRLAILLLLLTAGLSPALALEPGSEVGPAQIEQILRDYLAANRERLPAAKIGIKSFQPPPPFTLPAGQLSHEVIPSDPGILASRRFTILFRVDGRVVQNLPVRAEIEALAPVVVAAHDLGRGIELADSDLRMVEMDLNGLRNPCIDPGELLGKRLKRPLRAGDPLDRTQVEFPPMIRRGEAVSIQVVSGALRITAAGEARQDGREGETIRVRNSSSRKEILCRVLAPGLAQVEF, encoded by the coding sequence ATGCTCACGCGACTGGCTATCCTGCTGCTGTTGCTGACGGCGGGGCTCTCCCCCGCCCTGGCCCTGGAGCCGGGGAGCGAGGTCGGCCCCGCGCAGATCGAGCAGATCCTGCGGGATTACCTCGCCGCCAACCGCGAGCGGCTGCCCGCGGCCAAGATCGGCATCAAGTCCTTCCAGCCGCCGCCCCCCTTCACCCTGCCTGCCGGCCAGCTCAGCCACGAAGTGATCCCCTCCGACCCCGGCATCCTCGCCAGCCGGCGGTTCACCATCCTGTTTCGCGTCGACGGCCGGGTCGTGCAGAACCTGCCGGTGCGAGCCGAGATCGAGGCCCTCGCCCCGGTGGTGGTGGCCGCCCACGACCTCGGTCGTGGCATCGAGCTTGCAGATTCGGATCTGCGGATGGTCGAGATGGATCTGAACGGGCTGCGCAACCCCTGCATCGACCCCGGCGAACTGCTCGGCAAACGGCTCAAGCGGCCGCTGCGCGCCGGCGATCCCCTCGACCGCACCCAGGTGGAATTCCCGCCGATGATCCGGCGCGGCGAGGCGGTCTCCATCCAAGTGGTCAGCGGCGCCCTGCGCATCACCGCAGCGGGCGAGGCCCGCCAGGACGGCCGCGAAGGCGAGACCATCCGGGTGCGCAACAGCTCTTCGCGCAAAGAGATCCTCTGCCGGGTGCTCGCCCCCGGCCTGGCGCAAGTGGAGTTCTGA
- a CDS encoding flagellar hook-basal body protein: MSSGLYSALSGATSRLQLMDTISDNLANLKTSGFKKGINRFESLLEEAKAGPTATGVNYARLQEGFSDFGQGTLVKTGVPLHLGIEGEGFFKVRDEGGNILYTRQGIMRRDAEGNLLTGSGLQVLDESGKPLNLPGETLTIDERGNATTEAGVVRIPLFAFESPGQMQRVGSGLFVAASGAQDRLVDEPRLYQGQLEESNVSMMDETTRMMEALRAFEACQKMIKTYDTLAAKADEIGSVG; this comes from the coding sequence ATGAGCAGCGGCCTTTACAGCGCACTTTCCGGAGCAACCTCGCGGCTGCAGCTGATGGACACCATCAGCGACAACCTGGCCAATCTCAAGACCTCCGGCTTTAAGAAGGGGATCAACCGCTTCGAGTCGCTGCTCGAGGAAGCCAAGGCCGGACCGACCGCCACCGGCGTCAACTATGCCCGGCTGCAGGAGGGCTTCAGCGACTTCGGCCAGGGCACCCTGGTCAAGACCGGGGTCCCGCTGCACCTGGGGATCGAGGGCGAAGGGTTTTTCAAGGTCCGCGACGAGGGGGGCAACATCCTCTACACCCGCCAGGGGATCATGCGCCGCGACGCCGAGGGCAACCTGCTGACCGGTTCGGGGCTGCAGGTGCTCGACGAGAGCGGCAAGCCGCTCAACCTTCCCGGCGAAACCCTCACCATCGACGAGCGGGGCAACGCCACCACCGAGGCGGGCGTGGTGCGCATCCCCCTGTTCGCCTTCGAAAGCCCCGGGCAGATGCAGCGGGTCGGCAGCGGCCTGTTTGTCGCCGCCTCCGGCGCGCAGGACCGGCTGGTGGACGAGCCGCGGCTCTACCAGGGGCAGCTCGAGGAGTCGAACGTGTCGATGATGGATGAGACTACCCGGATGATGGAGGCGCTGCGCGCCTTCGAAGCCTGCCAGAAGATGATTAAAACCTACGACACCCTGGCCGCCAAGGCGGACGAGATCGGGTCGGTCGGGTAA
- a CDS encoding flagellar basal body L-ring protein FlgH, with the protein MKQSLLLLILPLLAAGCAPHSAGLDSATALPPAPAVVIEPPTPKTPGSLWTDQQGGLFYDVKARSVGDIVTVAIFEAASASKEAQTSTGRSSSASAGIDRLFGLEKNIGTINSAIDPSQLVNASYDSDFEGSGKTSRKEDLVATLTTQVIEVLPNGNLRIEGSKAVTVNNEQQIIKLSGVVRQPDVSAQNIVDSKNILDARITYTGKGVISDKQGQGWLVRILDNVWPF; encoded by the coding sequence ATGAAACAGTCCCTGTTGCTGCTGATCCTTCCCCTGCTCGCCGCCGGCTGCGCGCCGCATTCGGCGGGCCTCGATTCGGCCACGGCCCTGCCGCCGGCCCCGGCGGTGGTGATCGAGCCGCCCACTCCAAAAACCCCCGGCTCGCTCTGGACCGACCAGCAGGGTGGGCTGTTCTACGACGTCAAGGCCCGCAGCGTGGGCGATATCGTCACCGTGGCGATCTTCGAGGCGGCCAGCGCCAGCAAGGAGGCCCAGACCTCCACCGGGCGCTCGAGCAGCGCCTCGGCGGGTATCGACCGGCTGTTCGGCCTGGAGAAGAACATCGGCACCATCAACAGCGCCATCGACCCCTCGCAGCTGGTCAACGCCAGCTACGACAGCGATTTCGAGGGCTCGGGCAAGACCTCGCGCAAGGAGGACCTGGTCGCCACCCTGACCACCCAGGTGATCGAGGTACTGCCCAACGGCAACCTGCGCATCGAGGGGAGCAAGGCGGTCACCGTCAACAACGAACAGCAGATCATCAAGCTCAGCGGCGTGGTCCGCCAGCCCGACGTCTCGGCGCAGAACATCGTCGACTCGAAGAATATCCTCGACGCCCGCATCACCTACACCGGCAAGGGGGTGATCAGCGACAAGCAGGGGCAGGGGTGGCTGGTGCGCATTCTGGACAACGTCTGGCCGTTTTAG
- the flgM gene encoding flagellar biosynthesis anti-sigma factor FlgM, with translation MSIDKIFGGKSVGPIEPVKRNRELDSSKAKESGAPKDRVEFSSVLQEASKAKQADPAQAAERAQKVAALKAQVASGSYRPDLEKVAESLLRFMAEDK, from the coding sequence ATGAGTATCGACAAAATTTTCGGCGGCAAATCGGTAGGCCCCATCGAGCCGGTCAAACGCAATCGCGAGCTGGATTCGAGCAAGGCCAAGGAAAGCGGCGCCCCCAAGGACCGGGTGGAGTTCTCCTCGGTGCTGCAGGAGGCCAGCAAGGCCAAGCAGGCCGACCCGGCCCAGGCGGCCGAGCGGGCGCAGAAGGTAGCCGCGCTCAAGGCCCAGGTGGCCAGCGGCAGCTACCGGCCCGACCTGGAGAAGGTGGCCGAGAGCCTGCTGCGCTTCATGGCCGAGGACAAGTAG
- a CDS encoding flagellar basal body P-ring protein FlgI, whose translation MSVLLRHIPAILVLVGLMLPASALATRIKDIAGLEGVRDNQLVGYGLVVGLNGTGDSASTQFTVQSLVNMMERLGVTVDRDEVKVDNVAAVIVTADLPPFARAGSGIDVLVSSIGDAESLAGGTLLMTPLKGPDGNIYAVAQGPLVVGSLAFGGKAAKVQSNHPTVGRIPGGALVEREVPYSFGGGDSLSYRLKDADFTTASRMSSVINSRFGAGTARAVDGGTLQVRLPEQYRGRTVEFVADLEGLEVTPDATARIVVNERTGTIVMGEEVRISTIAVSHGNLNLVISESAQVSQPGPFSEGQTVVVPQTSIEVSEEGSEIVVLEKGVSIGEVARALNAIGATPRDLIAIFQAIKAAGALHAELVIL comes from the coding sequence ATGTCAGTGTTGCTGAGACATATTCCGGCGATTCTGGTGTTGGTCGGGCTGATGTTGCCCGCTTCCGCCTTGGCCACCCGCATCAAGGACATCGCGGGGCTCGAGGGGGTGCGGGATAACCAGCTGGTGGGCTACGGCCTGGTGGTGGGTCTCAACGGCACCGGCGACAGCGCCAGCACCCAGTTCACCGTGCAGTCGCTGGTCAACATGATGGAGCGGCTCGGGGTGACGGTCGACCGCGACGAGGTCAAGGTGGACAACGTCGCCGCGGTCATCGTTACCGCCGACCTGCCCCCCTTCGCCCGTGCCGGCAGCGGCATCGACGTGCTGGTCTCCTCCATCGGCGACGCCGAGAGCCTGGCCGGGGGGACCCTGCTGATGACCCCGCTCAAGGGGCCCGACGGCAACATCTACGCGGTGGCCCAGGGACCGCTGGTGGTCGGCTCGCTGGCCTTCGGCGGCAAGGCGGCCAAGGTGCAGAGCAACCACCCGACGGTGGGCCGCATCCCCGGCGGGGCGCTGGTCGAGCGCGAGGTCCCCTACAGCTTCGGCGGGGGTGACAGCCTCTCTTACCGGCTCAAGGACGCCGACTTCACCACCGCCTCGCGGATGAGCTCGGTGATCAATAGCCGCTTCGGCGCCGGCACCGCGCGCGCCGTGGACGGCGGCACCCTGCAGGTGCGGCTTCCCGAGCAGTACCGGGGGCGCACCGTCGAATTCGTCGCCGACCTCGAGGGGCTCGAGGTCACCCCCGACGCCACCGCGCGCATCGTGGTCAACGAGCGCACCGGCACCATCGTCATGGGCGAGGAGGTGCGCATCTCCACCATTGCCGTCTCCCACGGCAACCTCAACCTGGTGATCAGCGAGTCGGCCCAGGTCTCCCAGCCGGGCCCGTTCTCCGAAGGGCAGACCGTGGTGGTGCCCCAAACCTCCATCGAAGTCTCCGAGGAGGGGAGCGAGATCGTGGTGCTGGAGAAGGGGGTCAGCATCGGCGAGGTGGCCCGGGCTCTCAACGCCATCGGCGCCACCCCCCGCGACCTCATCGCCATCTTCCAGGCGATCAAGGCCGCCGGGGCCCTGCACGCGGAGCTGGTGATTCTTTAA
- a CDS encoding MinD/ParA family protein: MDLANDRLDQAGTLRALRGNFSQGMNVADGARKAAGVVSVTSGKGGVGKTAVCANIAVSLARTGKKILIIDADLGLANLDVVFGLTPKYNLNHFFSGEKELEELVVEGPEGIQILPAGSGVQSVTHLSNSQKMRFMEAIEAFHGLFDLVLIDTEAGISENVTYFNVAAQEILVVTTPEPTSITDAYALMKLLSTQYHEKRFNLVVNSVSDESEALEVYRKLTMVANRYLDISIDYLGCAPFDKRMRESVSRQKVMVELYPNTRIAGSFEAMAQNLMGVLEHAKPKGTTQFFWKRLLSLG; encoded by the coding sequence ATGGACTTGGCGAACGATCGACTCGATCAGGCAGGCACCCTGCGCGCCCTGCGCGGCAACTTTTCCCAGGGCATGAATGTTGCCGACGGCGCCCGCAAGGCCGCGGGCGTGGTTTCCGTCACCAGCGGCAAGGGAGGGGTGGGGAAAACCGCCGTCTGCGCCAACATCGCGGTATCCCTGGCCCGCACCGGAAAAAAAATCCTGATCATCGACGCCGACCTGGGGCTGGCCAACCTGGACGTGGTCTTCGGTCTGACCCCCAAGTACAACCTGAACCACTTTTTTTCCGGGGAAAAGGAGCTCGAGGAGCTGGTGGTGGAAGGGCCCGAGGGGATCCAGATCCTGCCGGCCGGCTCCGGGGTGCAGTCGGTGACCCACCTCTCCAACAGCCAGAAGATGCGCTTCATGGAGGCGATCGAGGCGTTTCACGGGCTGTTCGACCTGGTGCTCATCGACACCGAGGCGGGCATTTCGGAGAACGTCACCTACTTCAACGTCGCCGCCCAGGAGATCCTGGTGGTCACCACCCCCGAACCGACCTCGATCACCGACGCCTACGCCCTGATGAAGCTGCTCTCGACCCAGTACCACGAGAAGCGTTTCAACCTGGTGGTCAACTCGGTCAGCGACGAGAGCGAGGCCCTCGAGGTCTACCGCAAGCTGACCATGGTGGCCAACCGCTACCTGGACATCTCCATCGACTACCTCGGCTGCGCCCCCTTCGACAAGCGGATGCGCGAATCCGTATCCCGGCAGAAGGTGATGGTCGAGCTCTACCCCAACACCCGCATCGCCGGCAGCTTCGAGGCGATGGCACAAAATCTGATGGGCGTTCTGGAGCACGCCAAGCCCAAGGGGACCACCCAGTTCTTCTGGAAACGGCTTCTTTCCCTCGGTTGA
- the flgG gene encoding flagellar basal-body rod protein FlgG: MIRALWTAASGMEAQQLNMDVIANNLANVNSSGFKKSRADFQDILYQTSKAAGTTATAGVEVPTGVQVGLGSRVASVQKVFTVGDMQGTDNELDLAIEGNGFFQVADTAGETLYTRAGALKKDSTGRLVTSEGFPLTPEIVIPQNATRVSIGQFGNVEVFLDGQSTPTQVGTIELARFSNPAGLSSMGRNLYAETTTSGTPEAGTPGDLGFGTISQGFLEGSNVSIMEEMVNMIAGQRAYEVNSKAIQTADEMLQMTNGLVR; the protein is encoded by the coding sequence ATGATCAGGGCACTTTGGACCGCAGCCTCGGGGATGGAAGCCCAGCAGCTCAACATGGACGTGATCGCCAACAACCTGGCCAACGTCAACAGCAGCGGCTTCAAGAAGAGCCGGGCCGACTTCCAGGATATCCTCTACCAAACCAGCAAGGCCGCCGGCACCACCGCCACCGCCGGTGTCGAGGTCCCTACCGGCGTGCAGGTCGGGCTCGGCTCCCGGGTCGCCTCGGTGCAGAAGGTCTTCACCGTCGGCGACATGCAGGGCACCGACAACGAGCTCGATCTCGCCATCGAGGGCAACGGCTTCTTCCAGGTCGCCGACACCGCCGGCGAAACCCTCTACACCCGCGCCGGCGCCCTGAAAAAGGACAGCACCGGCCGCCTGGTGACCTCCGAGGGCTTTCCGCTGACCCCCGAGATCGTCATCCCGCAGAACGCCACCCGCGTCTCCATCGGCCAGTTTGGCAACGTGGAGGTCTTCCTCGACGGGCAGAGCACCCCCACCCAGGTCGGCACCATCGAGCTGGCCCGTTTCAGCAACCCCGCCGGGCTCTCCAGCATGGGACGCAACCTCTACGCCGAGACCACCACCTCGGGTACGCCGGAAGCCGGCACTCCCGGGGACCTGGGCTTCGGCACCATCTCCCAGGGGTTTCTCGAAGGCTCCAACGTCAGCATCATGGAGGAGATGGTCAATATGATCGCCGGGCAGCGTGCCTACGAGGTCAACTCCAAGGCGATCCAGACCGCCGACGAGATGCTGCAGATGACCAACGGCCTGGTCCGCTGA
- a CDS encoding rod-binding protein, whose translation MKLHSIDPSLLVGQSQNVDAKNLKKDDPEALRKTCQEFEAIFIQQMFKGMRQTLPQGGVLEKSSAQEMFEEMRDIEVARDAASQGKFGIGEALFRQLVELDVDKADAGDPETEK comes from the coding sequence ATGAAACTGCATAGCATCGATCCCAGCCTGCTGGTCGGCCAAAGTCAGAATGTTGACGCGAAGAACCTGAAAAAGGACGACCCCGAGGCGCTGCGCAAGACCTGCCAGGAGTTCGAGGCGATCTTCATCCAGCAGATGTTCAAGGGGATGCGCCAGACCCTGCCCCAGGGGGGCGTGCTGGAGAAGAGCTCGGCGCAGGAGATGTTCGAGGAGATGAGGGACATCGAGGTGGCTCGCGACGCGGCCAGCCAGGGGAAGTTCGGTATCGGCGAGGCGTTGTTCCGGCAGTTGGTGGAGCTGGATGTGGACAAGGCTGATGCGGGCGATCCTGAGACGGAAAAGTAA
- the flhF gene encoding flagellar biosynthesis protein FlhF: MQVKTFEAEDMASALKMVKEALGPDALILSTRTVRKGGLGLLGKPVLEVTAAVEVPSAEPRPAPAAQPSAAAALARAMAQIPEPDPADSEEISYADIWRKRRVIDPIEEELEGLKGKLSTLNVDSLRSEINELKDLVRNVVQQPAQPPAAAPAPAAKRGSGIARMMDSLVTRGVEADSAEIIIRRALADYPPQNRSVTVEQFLSGIISQMLRVSGPITRPAKGPRKVALIGPTGVGKTTTAAKLAAQTLLADRSKRIAMVTIDIYRIAAAEQLKVYGEIMNVPVDVVLSPEELARAFARHQDKDLILVDTAGRSPKDDAAIAEMGRFLGPGSGVENHLVLSATTRETEMYGAVKRFSRLPVQSIIFTKVDECESLGQLLNLHLKTRYPLSYITNGQRVPEDLALAEPARLAGLIMAKL; this comes from the coding sequence ATGCAGGTTAAAACCTTTGAAGCCGAAGACATGGCTTCGGCGCTGAAGATGGTCAAGGAGGCCCTCGGCCCCGACGCGCTGATCCTCTCCACCCGCACGGTGCGCAAGGGGGGGCTCGGCCTGCTGGGCAAGCCGGTGCTCGAGGTGACCGCGGCGGTGGAAGTCCCCTCCGCCGAGCCCCGGCCGGCCCCGGCCGCGCAGCCCTCCGCCGCGGCCGCCCTGGCCCGGGCCATGGCCCAGATTCCCGAGCCCGACCCCGCCGACAGCGAAGAAATCAGCTACGCCGACATCTGGCGCAAGCGCCGGGTGATCGACCCCATCGAGGAAGAGCTCGAGGGGCTCAAGGGGAAGCTTTCGACCCTCAATGTCGACTCGCTGCGCAGCGAGATCAACGAGCTCAAGGACCTGGTGCGCAACGTCGTGCAGCAGCCCGCCCAGCCGCCGGCGGCCGCTCCGGCGCCGGCCGCCAAGCGCGGCAGCGGCATCGCGCGGATGATGGATTCGCTGGTTACGCGGGGGGTGGAGGCCGATTCGGCCGAGATCATCATCCGCCGGGCCCTGGCCGATTACCCGCCGCAGAACCGCTCGGTGACCGTCGAACAGTTTCTTTCGGGGATCATCAGCCAGATGCTGCGGGTCAGCGGGCCCATCACCCGCCCCGCCAAAGGACCGCGCAAGGTGGCCCTGATCGGGCCCACCGGGGTCGGCAAGACCACCACCGCCGCCAAGCTGGCCGCCCAGACCCTGCTCGCCGACCGCAGCAAGCGCATCGCCATGGTAACCATCGACATCTACCGCATCGCCGCCGCCGAGCAGCTCAAGGTCTACGGCGAGATCATGAACGTGCCGGTGGACGTGGTGCTCTCGCCCGAGGAGCTGGCCCGGGCCTTCGCCCGGCACCAGGACAAGGACCTGATCCTGGTCGATACCGCCGGGCGCAGCCCCAAGGACGATGCGGCGATCGCGGAGATGGGCAGGTTCCTGGGCCCGGGCAGCGGCGTGGAGAACCACCTGGTGCTCTCGGCCACCACCCGCGAGACCGAGATGTACGGCGCCGTCAAGCGCTTCTCGAGGCTGCCGGTGCAGAGCATCATCTTCACCAAGGTGGACGAGTGCGAAAGCCTCGGCCAGCTGCTCAACCTGCATTTGAAAACCCGCTACCCGCTCTCCTACATCACCAACGGGCAGCGGGTACCCGAGGACCTCGCCCTCGCCGAGCCTGCACGGCTGGCCGGGCTGATCATGGCGAAACTCTGA